One region of Arcobacter sp. CECT 8983 genomic DNA includes:
- a CDS encoding cupin domain-containing protein: MLNNIFDDIKIDKENEQFIDLLNHKNVRIERIVSNGQASPVNFWYEQDESEFVLLLKGEAVLEFENKEIVLKEGAFINIPSKQKHRVKYTSKESTTIWLAVFYKD, translated from the coding sequence GTGTTAAATAATATCTTCGATGATATAAAAATAGATAAAGAAAATGAACAATTTATAGATTTACTAAATCACAAAAATGTAAGAATTGAAAGAATAGTTTCAAATGGACAGGCTTCTCCTGTAAATTTTTGGTATGAACAAGATGAAAGTGAGTTTGTTCTTTTACTAAAAGGAGAAGCTGTTTTAGAGTTTGAAAATAAAGAAATTGTTTTAAAAGAAGGTGCTTTTATAAATATTCCTTCAAAGCAAAAGCATAGAGTAAAGTACACATCAAAAGAATCTACTACTATTTGGCTAGCAGTTTTTTATAAAGATTAA
- a CDS encoding MBL fold metallo-hydrolase, producing MKLTKLFFALSFFITLLFANNHDKKEVVITTTKVANNIYMLQGQGGNIGVQIGKDGILMIDSQFAPLTKKIKGAISKLSQKNIKYLVNTHWHYDHTNGNENIGKDGVTIVAHENVKKRLSEDTFIKAFNKTVPALSKVGLPTITFNDKINFSMNNENIEVIYQKNAHTDGDSVIFFENANVVHTGDIYFNGFYPFIDESSKGDVDGIIKAVDYILSRIDDKTKVIPGHGKLSNKKELIYYKDTLVELNKRMKKLISEGKTLEEIVALKPFADYDKKLGGGFLPPEKFLKIFYGVVKANQ from the coding sequence ATGAAACTTACAAAACTATTTTTTGCACTAAGCTTTTTTATAACACTCTTATTTGCCAATAATCATGACAAAAAAGAAGTTGTAATTACTACAACAAAAGTAGCAAATAATATTTATATGCTTCAAGGTCAAGGTGGGAATATAGGTGTACAAATTGGAAAAGATGGTATTTTGATGATTGATAGTCAATTTGCTCCTTTAACCAAAAAAATAAAAGGTGCAATTTCTAAGCTATCTCAAAAAAATATAAAATATTTAGTAAATACTCATTGGCACTATGATCATACAAATGGAAATGAAAATATAGGTAAAGATGGAGTGACTATAGTTGCCCATGAAAATGTTAAAAAAAGACTTAGTGAAGATACTTTTATAAAAGCTTTTAATAAAACAGTTCCTGCATTATCAAAGGTAGGATTGCCAACTATAACTTTTAATGACAAAATCAACTTTTCAATGAATAATGAAAATATAGAAGTAATATATCAAAAAAATGCACATACAGATGGAGATAGTGTTATATTCTTTGAAAATGCCAATGTTGTGCATACAGGGGATATCTATTTCAATGGTTTTTATCCTTTTATTGATGAATCAAGTAAAGGTGATGTAGATGGTATTATTAAAGCTGTAGATTATATCTTAAGTAGAATTGATGACAAAACAAAAGTTATTCCAGGTCATGGTAAACTTTCAAATAAAAAAGAGTTAATTTACTATAAAGATACACTTGTAGAACTTAATAAAAGAATGAAAAAACTAATCTCTGAAGGCAAAACCTTAGAAGAGATTGTGGCATTAAAACCTTTTGCTGATTATGATAAAAAACTAGGTGGTGGTTTTTTACCACCAGAAAAGTTTTTAAAAATCTTTTATGGTGTAGTAAAAGCAAATCAATAA
- a CDS encoding peptidylprolyl isomerase — protein MGIGKNSVVSMSYEVRLNDEVIDSNIDKEPIKFVQGTGEIIAGLEKGIVGMEAGETKNIKVAAKDAYGEHDPKLKETLPISDFEGIDLEIGLVLEADGEDGEIIKATVTEVTKDEVTVDYNHPLAGCDLDFKVTIHSVL, from the coding sequence ATGGGAATAGGTAAAAATAGTGTTGTATCTATGTCTTATGAAGTAAGATTAAATGATGAAGTAATAGATAGCAACATAGACAAAGAACCAATAAAATTTGTTCAAGGTACAGGTGAAATTATTGCAGGACTTGAAAAAGGTATTGTAGGAATGGAAGCTGGTGAAACAAAAAATATCAAAGTAGCGGCAAAAGATGCTTATGGTGAACATGATCCAAAACTAAAAGAAACACTGCCAATTTCAGATTTTGAAGGAATTGATTTAGAAATAGGATTAGTTCTTGAAGCAGATGGAGAAGATGGTGAGATTATCAAAGCAACTGTTACAGAAGTAACAAAAGATGAAGTTACAGTTGATTATAACCACCCTCTTGCAGGTTGTGATTTAGACTTTAAAGTAACTATTCACTCTGTATTATAA
- a CDS encoding TIGR00730 family Rossman fold protein, with product MKVAVYCGSSNGNEAKYIEQTKALGKFLAQNNIDVVYGGGKVGLMGTIADSVMEHGGKVYGVIPEKLKNKELAHTGITDLRIVKDMHERKAMMADLADAFITLPGGAGTLEEIFEAWTWAQLGYHNKPCAFYNIDGFYDDLFKMFEKMTQSGFLKEEYLSMLINTSNSQELVASIKNYKAPNEKWH from the coding sequence ATGAAAGTAGCAGTATATTGTGGTTCAAGTAATGGAAACGAAGCTAAATATATAGAACAAACAAAAGCTTTAGGAAAATTTTTAGCACAAAATAATATTGATGTTGTTTATGGTGGTGGAAAAGTAGGGCTTATGGGAACTATTGCTGATTCTGTTATGGAACATGGTGGAAAGGTTTATGGAGTTATTCCAGAAAAACTAAAAAATAAAGAGTTAGCTCATACAGGAATTACTGATTTAAGAATAGTAAAAGATATGCATGAGAGAAAAGCAATGATGGCTGATTTAGCTGATGCTTTTATAACTCTACCAGGTGGAGCAGGAACTTTAGAAGAGATTTTTGAAGCATGGACTTGGGCTCAACTTGGTTATCACAATAAACCTTGTGCTTTTTATAATATAGATGGTTTTTATGATGATTTATTTAAAATGTTTGAAAAGATGACACAAAGTGGATTCTTAAAAGAAGAATATTTATCTATGCTTATAAATACTTCAAATTCACAGGAGTTAGTAGCTTCAATTAAAAACTACAAAGCTCCAAACGAAAAATGGCATTAA
- a CDS encoding flavodoxin has product METIGLFYGSDTGTTEEVAEKIKSAFSKEVELHNIADSSKEDLEKYDKLILASATWGSGDLQADWEDFENNLQEIDFSSKTIALVGLGDQETYSDTFCNALANLYAYVKAGNVVGRTSADGYYFDESDSVENGEFVGLAIDDVNQDELTDERIEAWVKQIEGSF; this is encoded by the coding sequence ATGGAAACAATTGGATTATTTTATGGTAGTGATACAGGAACTACGGAAGAAGTAGCCGAAAAAATAAAAAGTGCTTTCTCAAAAGAGGTAGAACTTCATAATATCGCAGACTCTTCAAAAGAAGATCTTGAAAAATATGACAAACTTATTCTTGCTTCTGCAACTTGGGGTAGTGGTGATTTACAAGCTGATTGGGAAGACTTTGAGAATAACCTTCAAGAAATAGATTTTTCTTCTAAAACTATTGCTTTAGTTGGATTAGGAGATCAAGAAACTTATTCAGATACATTTTGTAATGCTTTAGCAAATCTTTATGCATACGTAAAAGCAGGAAATGTTGTAGGAAGAACCTCTGCTGATGGATATTATTTTGATGAAAGTGATTCAGTTGAAAATGGAGAGTTTGTTGGTTTAGCTATTGATGATGTTAATCAAGATGAACTAACAGATGAGAGAATTGAAGCTTGGGTAAAACAAATTGAAGGTTCATTTTAA
- a CDS encoding acyl carrier protein phosphodiesterase, which translates to MNWLAHIFLSEYNIEFQIANYLADPLKGKVWDNASIHIQNGMKIHKLIDSYTDSHKLFKISKNRLGNKGLLKAVVIDLSYDYLLTKNWDKFSKIPLDEFLNEFYENSYQILPTLPACAAIPLKRMIDFDLLNKYQSLEQLNEGFLRVDKRLSDRLASRDKASNYYERVCSNIDKIEEDFLEFFPQLCKEVERNTNKEFLTHWK; encoded by the coding sequence ATGAATTGGTTAGCACATATTTTTTTATCAGAATACAATATAGAGTTTCAAATTGCAAACTACCTTGCAGACCCACTAAAAGGAAAAGTTTGGGATAATGCAAGTATTCATATACAAAATGGAATGAAAATCCATAAACTTATTGACTCATATACTGATTCACATAAACTTTTTAAAATAAGTAAAAATAGACTTGGAAATAAAGGACTTTTAAAAGCTGTAGTTATTGATCTAAGCTATGATTATTTACTTACTAAAAATTGGGATAAATTTTCCAAAATTCCTTTAGATGAATTTTTAAATGAGTTTTATGAAAACTCATACCAAATACTTCCTACTCTTCCTGCTTGCGCAGCAATACCTTTAAAAAGAATGATTGATTTTGATTTATTAAATAAATATCAAAGCCTAGAACAACTAAACGAAGGTTTTCTAAGAGTTGATAAAAGATTATCTGATAGATTAGCTTCTAGAGACAAGGCTTCAAACTATTATGAAAGAGTTTGTTCAAATATAGACAAAATAGAAGAAGACTTTTTAGAGTTTTTCCCACAGCTTTGCAAGGAAGTAGAAAGAAATACAAATAAAGAGTTTCTAACTCATTGGAAATAA
- a CDS encoding DCC1-like thiol-disulfide oxidoreductase family protein — protein MKIDIYYDKECPFCNKYAQILNLRKEHDVSINNARDDLEKLRYFYSYGYDINYGIIVQIDDKIYQGSDAILAIDNLSENTSFFYKTKIFQNFLYPALKIIRKIVLFILGKNSTIKFEE, from the coding sequence ATGAAAATAGATATCTACTATGATAAAGAGTGTCCTTTTTGTAATAAATATGCACAGATACTAAATCTTCGCAAAGAACACGATGTAAGTATAAATAATGCTAGGGATGATTTAGAAAAACTTAGATATTTTTATTCTTATGGCTATGATATAAATTATGGAATAATAGTACAAATAGATGATAAAATATATCAAGGCAGTGATGCTATACTAGCTATTGATAATCTAAGTGAAAATACTTCGTTTTTCTATAAAACAAAGATATTTCAAAACTTTTTATATCCAGCTTTAAAGATTATAAGAAAAATTGTTTTATTTATTTTAGGGAAAAATTCTACTATAAAGTTTGAAGAGTAA
- a CDS encoding peptidylprolyl isomerase, with the protein MAIENNQVVAMMYELKVDGEVVDSNIGKDPLEFTYGTGQIIPGLESRIVELNEGDSKDITVPAAEAYGEYNEEAKQVLPKEQFGDLELQVGMPLQGQGENGQPIQVIVSDIKEDGSVEVDFNHPLAGKELNFSVTISSIN; encoded by the coding sequence ATGGCTATAGAAAACAATCAAGTTGTAGCAATGATGTATGAATTAAAAGTAGATGGAGAGGTAGTTGATAGTAATATTGGCAAAGATCCTTTAGAATTCACTTATGGAACAGGACAAATTATTCCTGGTTTAGAATCAAGAATTGTAGAATTAAATGAAGGTGACTCAAAAGATATCACTGTACCAGCAGCAGAAGCTTATGGTGAGTACAATGAAGAAGCAAAACAAGTTTTACCAAAAGAACAATTTGGAGATTTAGAACTACAAGTTGGAATGCCTTTACAAGGTCAAGGTGAAAATGGTCAACCTATCCAAGTAATTGTATCTGATATCAAAGAAGATGGTTCTGTTGAAGTAGATTTCAACCATCCATTAGCAGGAAAAGAATTAAACTTCTCAGTTACTATTAGTAGTATTAACTAA
- a CDS encoding YeeE/YedE family protein, with protein MDLEIFQIVNILGFAIGAIFGMIAQKRQFCFSGSIKDYMLTKSTMRGASVVMAMIVAIVSTAIISSYYELDFSETPYYKENINYFVIILGGLMFGTGMMLADGCSNRHLIKFAQGDKNSLISILFIGIFAFATARGFLSGYLNPIINNPTLIQWSSFIEEKTMNIYVVVGILLVLLFVLTKKIQRVFSLWDGVLIGLLVAAAWTVTGVLGAESIERLINYEAISFVYPTGKTIELFMLYQVNELSFSVSLVLGVVIGAFTMSKFNKRYSFGCTAAKGENRIRNNMIGGALMGTGGVLSIGCTVGQGLTGLSTLAFGSAVAIVSIFIGGLVSAIYLNKRNALPMCFIFEWNDKNSKSGNFDYQI; from the coding sequence ATGGATTTAGAAATCTTTCAAATAGTAAATATTCTAGGCTTTGCAATAGGTGCTATTTTTGGGATGATTGCTCAAAAAAGACAGTTTTGTTTTAGTGGGTCAATTAAAGATTATATGTTAACAAAATCCACAATGAGAGGAGCATCTGTTGTAATGGCAATGATTGTTGCTATTGTTTCAACAGCAATTATCTCTTCATATTATGAGCTAGATTTTTCAGAAACACCATATTATAAAGAAAATATTAACTATTTTGTAATTATTCTTGGTGGTTTAATGTTCGGTACAGGAATGATGTTAGCAGACGGATGTAGTAATAGACACCTTATAAAATTTGCACAAGGGGATAAAAACTCTTTAATTAGTATTTTATTTATTGGTATCTTTGCTTTTGCAACTGCAAGAGGTTTTTTAAGTGGATATTTAAATCCTATTATTAATAACCCTACTTTAATACAATGGTCTTCTTTTATTGAAGAAAAAACTATGAATATCTATGTTGTAGTAGGTATTTTGCTTGTACTTTTATTTGTATTAACTAAAAAAATACAAAGAGTATTTTCACTTTGGGATGGTGTATTAATTGGTCTTTTAGTAGCTGCTGCATGGACTGTTACTGGAGTTTTAGGAGCAGAAAGCATTGAAAGATTAATAAATTATGAAGCTATTAGTTTTGTATATCCTACAGGAAAAACAATTGAACTTTTTATGCTTTATCAAGTAAATGAATTAAGTTTTTCAGTATCACTTGTACTTGGTGTTGTTATTGGGGCATTTACAATGTCTAAATTCAATAAAAGATATAGCTTTGGTTGTACTGCTGCAAAAGGTGAAAATAGAATTAGAAATAACATGATAGGTGGAGCACTTATGGGAACAGGTGGTGTTTTATCAATTGGTTGTACAGTAGGTCAAGGTCTAACTGGACTTTCTACTTTAGCTTTTGGTTCAGCAGTAGCTATTGTTTCTATTTTTATAGGTGGACTTGTATCTGCAATTTACTTAAACAAAAGAAATGCATTGCCAATGTGTTTTATTTTTGAGTGGAATGATAAAAATTCAAAAAGTGGAAATTTCGACTATCAAATCTAA
- a CDS encoding adenosine deaminase translates to MKDIKEFIKKLPKAELHLHIEGSLEPELMFKLANKNNIKIPYKTADEVKKAYDFTNLQSFLDIYYAGAKVLITKQDFYDMTWDYILKCKENNIIHTEIFFDPQTHTKRGISFETVILGIKEALDDAQKKFSISSKIIMCFLRHLSQEEAFETLEESLAFKDYIIGVGLDSSELGNPPKKFEKVFNKAKEYGYKLVAHAGEEGDISYIEDALELLHIERIDHGVQAINSDSLMKRLKEEQIPLTVCPNSNIELKVFENYKEHNIKQLLDYGLNVTVNSDDPAYFKGYINQNFFNLVDNTTLTKEDIVKLVKNSFNSSFIDEKLKEEYIKKVDEVIERHE, encoded by the coding sequence ATGAAAGATATTAAAGAGTTTATAAAAAAGCTTCCAAAAGCAGAATTACACTTACATATAGAAGGTTCACTAGAACCAGAACTGATGTTCAAATTAGCAAATAAAAATAATATAAAAATTCCGTATAAAACGGCAGATGAAGTAAAAAAAGCATATGATTTCACAAATTTACAAAGTTTTTTAGATATTTATTATGCAGGTGCAAAAGTACTTATTACAAAACAAGATTTTTATGATATGACTTGGGATTATATTTTAAAATGTAAAGAAAACAATATTATACATACAGAAATATTTTTTGATCCACAAACTCATACAAAAAGAGGAATCTCTTTTGAAACAGTTATCTTAGGAATAAAAGAAGCTTTAGATGATGCACAAAAGAAATTTTCAATAAGTTCAAAGATAATAATGTGTTTTTTAAGACACCTAAGCCAAGAAGAGGCTTTTGAAACTTTAGAAGAGTCTTTAGCTTTCAAAGATTATATTATAGGTGTAGGACTTGATTCTTCAGAGTTAGGAAATCCTCCTAAAAAATTTGAAAAAGTATTTAACAAAGCAAAAGAGTATGGATATAAATTAGTAGCTCATGCAGGAGAAGAGGGTGATATTTCTTATATTGAAGATGCCTTAGAGTTACTTCATATAGAAAGAATAGACCATGGTGTTCAAGCAATAAATTCAGACTCTTTGATGAAAAGGTTAAAAGAAGAACAAATACCACTTACCGTATGTCCAAATTCAAATATAGAGTTAAAAGTATTTGAAAACTATAAAGAACACAATATAAAACAACTTTTAGATTATGGTTTAAATGTCACAGTAAACTCTGATGACCCTGCATATTTTAAAGGCTATATAAATCAAAATTTTTTCAATCTAGTAGATAATACAACTTTAACCAAAGAAGATATTGTAAAATTAGTAAAAAACTCTTTTAATTCATCTTTTATTGATGAGAAGTTAAAAGAAGAGTATATTAAAAAAGTTGATGAGGTTATAGAAAGACATGAATAA
- a CDS encoding protein tyrosine phosphatase family protein: protein MNNILNYIKINEQISTAGQPSVEQFQKIKEENFEIVINLALSTATNALENEDKVVTELGMTYIHIPVDFEEPKVEDLNKFLKVMQAFKGKRVFVHCAKNYRVTAFMYIYHKHVLNTAFDDIDISMFEQWSPSKKWQNLMKIDFKKLELS, encoded by the coding sequence ATGAATAATATTTTAAACTACATAAAAATAAACGAACAAATTTCAACTGCTGGACAACCTAGTGTTGAGCAGTTTCAAAAAATCAAAGAAGAAAACTTTGAGATTGTTATAAACTTAGCTTTAAGTACTGCAACAAATGCTTTAGAAAATGAAGACAAAGTTGTAACTGAATTAGGAATGACTTATATTCATATTCCAGTTGATTTTGAAGAACCAAAAGTAGAAGACTTGAATAAATTTCTAAAAGTTATGCAAGCTTTTAAAGGTAAAAGAGTATTTGTACATTGTGCCAAAAACTATAGAGTAACTGCTTTTATGTATATTTATCATAAACATGTATTAAATACTGCTTTTGATGATATCGATATTTCTATGTTTGAACAATGGTCACCATCAAAAAAGTGGCAAAATCTTATGAAAATAGATTTTAAGAAGTTAGAATTATCTTAG
- a CDS encoding homoserine O-acetyltransferase has translation MKIETKVAKFNEPLYLESGRILESYELIYETYGELNEDKSNVIVVCHALAGSHHAAGRYADEAKPGWWDKLIGDGKAIDTTKYFVICSNNIGSTFGSTNALSIDPSTNKEYRLKFPILTISDIVKAQINLYKSLGIQKAKAVVGGSMGGMQALCYSIEFPDFAEHVFALATTAYTRPWAIAVNKIAIESIRHDPAFKDGFYDKDNLEAKGLPGLAIGRMAGLIAYLSPNLFNKKFGRDYARTDGLYELFGRFEVERYLEYNAYSFPKIFDPLSYLYICKTMNIFDAGRNEDTLENSFQKIKCKLHLISFSDDMLFFPEEMEEIRDIMEKIGKGDQVTYKMIESQSGHDSFLVEVEKFDDYIIDLLENK, from the coding sequence TTGAAAATAGAAACAAAAGTTGCGAAATTTAATGAACCATTATATTTAGAAAGTGGTAGGATTTTAGAATCCTATGAGCTTATATATGAAACTTATGGTGAACTAAATGAAGATAAATCAAATGTCATAGTGGTTTGCCATGCACTTGCAGGAAGTCACCATGCTGCTGGAAGATATGCCGATGAAGCAAAGCCTGGTTGGTGGGATAAACTTATTGGTGATGGGAAAGCAATAGATACTACAAAATATTTTGTAATTTGTTCTAACAATATAGGTAGTACCTTTGGTTCAACAAATGCTTTAAGTATAGATCCAAGTACAAATAAAGAGTATAGATTAAAATTTCCAATTCTTACTATTTCTGATATTGTTAAAGCACAAATAAATCTTTATAAAAGTCTAGGAATACAAAAAGCAAAAGCAGTAGTCGGTGGAAGTATGGGTGGTATGCAAGCCCTTTGTTACTCAATAGAGTTTCCAGACTTTGCAGAACATGTATTTGCACTAGCAACAACAGCATATACTAGACCATGGGCAATAGCAGTAAACAAAATTGCAATTGAGTCAATAAGACATGACCCAGCTTTCAAAGATGGTTTTTATGACAAAGATAATTTAGAAGCAAAAGGTTTACCAGGACTTGCAATTGGAAGAATGGCAGGATTAATTGCATACTTAAGTCCAAATTTGTTTAATAAAAAGTTTGGAAGAGATTATGCTAGAACAGATGGTTTATATGAACTTTTTGGTAGATTTGAAGTTGAAAGATATTTAGAATACAATGCTTACTCTTTTCCAAAGATATTTGACCCACTTTCATATCTTTATATTTGTAAAACAATGAATATTTTTGATGCAGGAAGAAATGAAGATACTTTAGAAAACTCTTTTCAAAAGATTAAGTGTAAACTTCATTTAATCTCTTTTTCTGATGATATGCTATTTTTCCCTGAAGAGATGGAAGAAATAAGAGACATCATGGAAAAGATTGGAAAAGGTGACCAAGTAACTTATAAAATGATTGAGAGTCAATCAGGACATGACTCATTTTTGGTAGAAGTAGAAAAGTTTGATGATTATATTATAGATTTATTGGAGAATAAGTAA
- the xseB gene encoding exodeoxyribonuclease VII small subunit, with protein sequence MSETEIKEEIVFEKKIEKAKELLEKLSNPDITLSDSLDVYKNGIKELEEAQKLLDEAKLVFTQEEKTNKEEPF encoded by the coding sequence ATGAGTGAAACAGAGATAAAAGAAGAGATAGTATTTGAAAAAAAGATTGAAAAAGCAAAAGAGCTTTTAGAAAAACTTTCAAATCCAGATATAACACTAAGTGATTCACTTGATGTTTATAAAAATGGAATAAAAGAACTAGAAGAAGCTCAAAAGCTTTTAGATGAAGCAAAACTTGTATTTACACAAGAAGAAAAAACTAACAAAGAAGAACCTTTTTAG
- a CDS encoding type II toxin-antitoxin system PemK/MazF family toxin: METTNETFDQWNRIKRTTNQNNRKLGIKPREIYWAKIGQNIGYEQNGKGSNFARPVLIIRKLTSELFIAVPLTSTLKNNDYFHRFKYINKQNGEVENSALILQLRVFSIKRLMNKAGVINKKDFHFVIKKCTNLISPT; this comes from the coding sequence ATGGAAACTACTAATGAAACTTTTGATCAGTGGAATAGAATCAAGAGAACTACTAACCAAAATAATAGAAAACTAGGAATAAAACCAAGAGAAATATATTGGGCTAAAATAGGACAAAATATTGGCTATGAACAAAATGGCAAAGGTTCGAATTTTGCAAGACCTGTACTTATTATAAGAAAACTTACCTCTGAACTTTTTATAGCAGTTCCTTTAACTAGCACATTAAAAAACAATGACTATTTTCATAGATTTAAGTATATTAATAAACAAAATGGCGAAGTAGAAAATTCAGCATTGATTTTGCAACTAAGAGTTTTTAGTATTAAAAGATTGATGAATAAAGCAGGAGTTATAAATAAAAAAGACTTTCATTTTGTTATAAAAAAATGTACTAATCTAATTAGCCCCACTTGA
- the radC gene encoding DNA repair protein RadC has protein sequence MNTIKKLESIDKPREKLEKQGLSALKNYELMAILLGSGVKGKDVISLAKELVKLLEKEFDNIDLEKLLKIHGLGKAKACQIISAIEISRRYLIQNQNIKITSSQDVYQELKQYKNKQQEYFLCLYLDGANNLLETKVITIGTLNQSLVHPREVFSYAIEKRCASIIVAHNHPSGILKPSSEDIEVTQRLKESGKILGIELLDHVIFTKDDFVSLKEEGVL, from the coding sequence ATGAATACTATTAAAAAGTTAGAAAGCATTGATAAGCCAAGAGAAAAGTTAGAAAAACAAGGTTTAAGTGCTTTAAAAAACTATGAACTTATGGCTATATTATTAGGAAGTGGAGTAAAAGGAAAAGATGTTATTTCTTTAGCTAAGGAGTTAGTAAAACTCCTTGAAAAAGAGTTTGATAATATAGATTTAGAAAAATTACTTAAAATCCATGGATTGGGCAAAGCAAAAGCTTGCCAAATAATAAGTGCTATAGAAATAAGCCGTCGATATTTAATCCAAAATCAAAATATAAAAATAACTTCAAGCCAAGATGTCTATCAAGAGTTAAAACAATACAAAAACAAACAACAAGAATACTTTTTATGCCTATACTTAGATGGAGCAAACAATCTACTTGAAACAAAAGTAATCACAATAGGAACTCTAAATCAAAGCTTAGTTCACCCAAGAGAAGTATTCTCTTATGCCATAGAAAAAAGATGCGCCAGCATAATAGTAGCACACAATCACCCAAGTGGAATTCTAAAGCCAAGTAGTGAAGATATAGAAGTAACTCAAAGGTTAAAAGAATCAGGAAAAATCTTAGGCATAGAACTACTTGACCATGTGATATTTACAAAAGATGATTTTGTTAGTTTAAAAGAAGAGGGTGTTTTATGA
- a CDS encoding type II toxin-antitoxin system PemK/MazF family toxin: MIENDFDKWNEIKKRTQDKKITAYFREREIYWANIGKNIGYEQNGKGKDFMRPLLIFRKYNNKLFCGIPLSTTIREGSFFYNFNFLESKDSCALLVQAKTFDVKRLDRKIGTINKNDFEKLETKFKKLMKL; the protein is encoded by the coding sequence ATGATAGAAAATGATTTTGATAAATGGAATGAAATAAAAAAGAGAACACAAGATAAAAAAATTACTGCTTATTTTAGAGAAAGAGAAATTTATTGGGCTAATATTGGCAAGAATATTGGTTATGAGCAAAATGGTAAAGGTAAAGATTTTATGAGACCACTTTTGATTTTTAGAAAATATAATAATAAACTTTTTTGTGGAATACCTTTATCAACAACAATAAGAGAAGGTAGCTTTTTTTATAATTTTAATTTCTTAGAAAGTAAAGATAGCTGTGCATTGTTAGTTCAAGCTAAAACTTTTGATGTAAAAAGACTTGATAGAAAAATTGGAACAATAAATAAAAATGATTTTGAAAAGTTAGAAACAAAATTTAAAAAATTAATGAAGTTGTAA